Proteins from one Bufo gargarizans isolate SCDJY-AF-19 chromosome 8, ASM1485885v1, whole genome shotgun sequence genomic window:
- the LOC122944849 gene encoding prostasin-like has protein sequence MMRVLVILLLTVLPAVVLPERPLPPVCGSPVFSRRIIGGTDAAEGAWPWQTSILYNWSPVCGGSLITTQWVLSAAHCFSASSSASLYSVYLGVYKMDIPNSNALLANVDSLVIHPQYTGPGSSGDIALVHLSRPITFTQYIRPVCMPSASMVFPPGSSCYVTGWGRTKSDEFLASPKTLQQLMLPLISREICDQMYHIDSGTGASVAIIKSDQICAGYQAGQRDACLGDSGGPLVCKMNGYWYQAGIVSWGDDCALPNRPGVYTLVSSYESWINLYIIKSFSSSSPSLGASVLLLMVSLMLHS, from the exons ATGATGAGAGTCCTGGTTATTCTTCTGCTGACTG TCCTCCCAGCAGTCGTGCTCCCCGAGCGGCCGCTTCCCCCCGTCTGCGGCTCTCCGGTGTTCTCCCGGAGGATAATCGGAGGAACGGATGCAGCAGAAGGAGCCTGGCCCTGGCAGACCAGTATACTGTACAACTGGAGCCCGGTCTGTGGGGGGTCCCTGATCACCACCCAGTGGGTGCTCAGCGCCGCGCACTGCTTCTCCGC ATCCTCATCCGCCTCACTGTACTCTGTCTACCTGGGGGTCTACAAGATGGACATCCCCAATTCGAATGCGCTGCTAGCTAATGTGGACAGTCTGGTTATCCACCCCCAGTACACAGGTCCTGGAAGCAGTGGAGATATTGCTCTGGTCCACCTCTCCAGACCGATCACCTTCACCCAGTACATTCGCCCAGTGTGTATGCCATCAGCCTCCATGGTCTTCCCACCAGGATCCAGTTGCTATGTTACAGGATGGGGCCGGACAAAGTCTGATG AATTCCTGGCGTCACCTAAGACCCTTCAGCAGCTGATGCTTCCGCTGATCAGCAGGGAGATCTGTGACCAGATGTACCACATAGACTCAGGTACCGGAGCCAGCGTGGCCATCATCAAGAGTGACCAAATCTGTGCTGGGTACCAAGCTGGACAGAGAGATGCCTGCCTT GGAGACTCCGGGGGTCCTCTGGTGTGTAAAATGAATGGGTATTGGTACCAGGCTGGCATTGTGAGCTGGGGAGATGACTGTGCTCTGCCAAACCGCCCAGGAGTCTACACTTTGGTTTCATCCTATGAGTCATGGATCAACTTGTACATTATCAAgagcttctcctcctcttctcccAGTCTGGGTGCCTCAGTGCTGCTCCTTATGGTCTCTCTGATGCTGCATAGCTGA